In Leguminivora glycinivorella isolate SPB_JAAS2020 chromosome 19, LegGlyc_1.1, whole genome shotgun sequence, a single genomic region encodes these proteins:
- the LOC125236648 gene encoding uncharacterized protein LOC125236648 isoform X2: protein MEDEAATGSNAGLSKLLSDSDERPRSAVNSVVLDYYKKFGRKRDLEQYFSLTTAQADIRDPRSLFWRRMKEQSDTSDSGEKKSESSNEICRISIKCSIPERSEMERQISQSNEESESPPIITDVLPAPSPSGDESIDDNHSQKSADVTLDTSTNKPLSPTSSITSQRKLEWDSLADVGYGNESDKKTSASSLSTLEREVLAQKQHFTLDFKQNSDLGIPTAHSTPVDPNDSNPKTKKGQGKKTISISRKDVDLVEVNVPHNMENVQPINVNLTKQFSLNLQKDGAMTIDNVKKDTSISPEKKVETEKNAGVKLDKEIQTSLLRSNEKDKGSNDHLASTSAPKIPILIGLNTLRRNQRRKKIRKSRTKLKGKQRHIRKKQVIVDKDKSGEQVSEAESFEYMPGHMYHQNQLRKQDSNRSNNNNNNVGNKSSLESSAVHTTDSSKESKYSLSKDLDKTLNVLKSTLKDRYDSNLKKKLVTEIIHRLLKSNYGEGETTPEFLSVLSLTNKKTPTTGTSEADNTEQKVVHTKPKKSILRSSKFDPRNVASTSQSAPNLPSVVESDKPVTSYLSKIQSSTTTETDLSNNSAKDGTSSDTVFAKTSSQELYKKYISALKKEEAYKQHLRDKELFLKQKLVRTEPAKKVPAHLDINKNSYLKDLINDLTRNNYDDGSGDASILEGGSSNLHIVRQGVPIKHRSHSVFTLSSGNSDLQDRTSNAKIRMQKNSSPRGEPNWERNVVGACNKPAVTDSSVQVNINVHDKPMSPKLVKEEKYVCLCTAKTRTCHHSPDEVEVYKCPISRPVTISKPCVSNQQLCGVHSASSSLKNDTSKSSSKPKTDKTVVECTRCVQTKMSIHPKISDPSVSDLNIIDSADCVKLINELYRKVSKTNTECRCSNEKQDCNSYTCKSSKDNMRRNDGSEQDNLVEDLNQMAPLVDQKPVEENLIQSCIGCNKNITKQPDNAAENIVIPIQGTNMMLKLSIGGNTLKIQNEEMPKSVVDSSSNVDTLDREMFTVKQKPSLKGMSNLPECPVPVQAETSNAVYQPKCNLKTNQDKMFSVQDPLRNDYKTKHEGEIQRKNNYGILTDSGAAGRSTYPKKVQIHEKKPLLRSNTDTGNLGACSGMQTETIFTKDEEIHAYFKTPSDQDFSIKSTQSKTTDDNGSRSQSIKSTPCQSQSESSKSSTEAKFHSFNTSKNKYSAEWRKLKDQQGYDALTDEGKPKDLILEAIKDITNRYTKRDTDKHSKKKCFKEIMNALSYLLDTDDSGDGDQEFSQSSKDFHKNVERTKEKNDNIPDFTAQKSNTYERNMKVESFNRESKQSRRFSEASGIADLENLKTKQAPVKFTCNKGCGCDGTSECIDCSGPLKTSAADGSRKSPRSGKSSKIVNDASRKNVPCSTEVEPIKSVQEAYRFEDAKGKSEVKESCAYDSSKFIKGIGKAPNHVKTCDVGCGCDSSSECKDCEKSDSPTHGESTRCDREFARSKNAESRGNTPREMKKTCDKGCGCDGSSECKDCMESHSPKYKNICDESEKPKNKQVRCGSPKKTKKTCDKSSCGDNSSECNDTYHSPKSGSGECGKESRRPRNVDRCTSPRKTETCDRGCGCDASSECSKCVEIQSPKRAVAKCRKVSVKPKKQERCTSPKKIETSEKGCGCYGSDCDECIESMPLKCRTDGKESKLKKQSRCTSPKKIETSEKGCGCNGSDCDECIESLPLKCRTDAKESKLKQSKCTSPRKPEAIETRCMYSSLSEREYLSRPRQSRCNSPKKLRATCDRSCGCDGTSECKDCSHKTGKCDKERNKRQDAKKFVNKCVQSTVRRVKSLYSHHCDDSSDIPVSTDPPCCSTDSPTTKLVHKIKKECEKYQKRCKACKKCEASSTTTVSCDHCRREKPHHRHRCRHRSKSTEKIKKKCVAYNLIVQTSDSLISEEAVFERYRPLQNVIVRVPKYKNANVPFKEACAKIEQKLPYCDTRFEPKGRSQSWPNECGISSTDDVKIANACTVRDYLEQNRPDFVNSCETRQNCIRMTSESRAKERSKLREQLVGLESLPTLNDEEIIYLAKQLGFRRRRPLQQNIMSEREMKKHSEKIYKSLPEVVQKKEEAKKENIKKTNLLMANIFKKNLQKKVLSGDVNISNYSQVVKI, encoded by the exons atggaAGATGAAGCTGCTACTGGAAGTAACGCAGGTTTATCAAAATTGTTAAGCGATTCGGACGAAAGGCCACGGTCGGCTGTGAACTCAGTGGTACTTGATTATTATAAAAAGTTTGGAAGAAAAAGAGATTTAGAGCAGTATTTTTCTTTGACAACGGCCCAGGCCGACATTAGGGATCCCAGGAGTTTGTTTTGGCGAAGAATGAAAGAGCAAAGTGATACGTCAGACTCTGGTGAAAAGAAGAGTGAATCTTCAAACGAAATTTGTAGAATTTCGATTAAATGCTCCATTCCAGAAAGGTCTGAAATGGAG AGACAAATATCGCAATCAAATGAGGAATCAGAGTCCCCACCGATTATCACTGATGTGTTACCAGCTCCTTCACCTTCTGGAGATGAATCTATTGATGACAATCATTCGCAAAAAT CCGCAGATGTGACATTAGACACCTCCACAAACAAGCCGTTATCGCCAACAAGTAGCATAACATCCCAACGGAAACTAGAGTGGGATTCATTGGCAGATGTTGGCTACGGCAATGAAAGTGACAAGAAAACCTCTGCGTCAAGTCTAAGCACCTTAGAAAGAGAAGTTCTGGCACAAAAACAACACTTTACACTTgactttaaacaaaatagtgaCCTAGGAATACCTACTGCCCATTCCACCCCAGTAGACCCAAATGACAGTAACCCGAAAACCAAAAAGGGTCAGGGGAAGAAAACAATATCTATTTCTAGAAAAGATGTTGATCTTGTTGAAGTAAATGTACCACACAATATGGAAAATGTTCAACCAATCAATGTTAACCTGACTAAACAATTTTCTCTCAATTTACAAAAAGATGGTGCAATGACTATTGACAATGTAAAAAAGGATACTTCTATTTCACCAGAAAAAAAGGTGGAAACTGAAAAAAATGCAGGAGTAAAGCTTGATAAAGAAATACAAACCTCTTTATTGAGATCTAATGAAAAAGATAAAGGTTCAAATGATCATTTAGCTTCCACTTCTGCACCCAAAATTCCGATTCTCATAGGCTTAAACACACTGCGACGAAATCAAAGGCGTAAGAAAATCAGGAAATCAAGAACAAAACTGAAAGGTAAACAGAGGCATATTAGAAAAAAACAAGTCATAGTAGATAAAGATAAAAGTGGCGAACAAGTATCAGAAGCAGAAAGTTTTGAATACATGCCTGGACACATGTATCATCAAAATCAATTGAGAAAACAAGATTCAAATAGATCTAACAACAACAATAATAATGTGGGCAACAAATCGAGCCTTGAATCAAGTGCAGTCCACACTACAGATTCTAGCAAAGAATCAAAATATTCTCTCAGCAAGGACCTTGATAAAACGTTGAATGTTCTCAAATCAACATTGAAAGACAGATATGATTCTAACTTAAAAAAGAAGCTTGTGACTGAAATAATTCATAGACTTCTTAAGTCTAACTATGGTGAAGGTGAAACTACACCTGAATTTTTGTCTGTTTTGAGTTTGACTAATAAAAAAACTCCTACAACCGGTACATCAGAAGCAGATAATACTGAACAAAAAGTGGTACATACAAAACCCAAAAAATCAATACTTAGATCAAGTAAATTTGATCCTCGAAATGTAGCCTCCACATCTCAAAGCGCTCCTAATCTACCATCTGTAGTAGAAAGTGATAAGCCTGTGACATcttatttatcaaaaatacaGTCATCAACTACTACAGAAACCGACCTATCTAACAATTCAGCAAAAGATGGAACATCCTCTGATACAGTATTTGCTAAAACATCATCtcaagaactttataaaaaatacattagtgCTCTAAAAAAAGAAGAGGCATATAAACAGCATCTACGAGATAAAGAattgtttttgaaacaaaaacTTGTTAGAACAGAACCTGCGAAAAAAGTACCTGCTCACCTTGATATAAACAAGAACAGTTATTTAAAAGATCTGATTAATGATCTGACTAGAAACAATTACGATGATGGTTCAGGGGATGCAAGTATATTAGAAGGAGGTAGTTCAAATTTACATATTGTTAGACAGGGAGTTCCTATAAAACACAGGAGCCATTCCGTATTTACTCTGTCTTCTGGCAATTCTGATTTGCAAGATCGGACTTCTAATGCAAAAATTAGAATGCAGAAAAACAGTTCACCTAGAGGTGAACCTAATTGGGAGAGAAATGTAGTTGGTGCTTGCAATAAACCTGCTGTAACAGACAGCTCTGTTCAAGTAAATATAAATGTTCATGATAAACCCATGTCTCCTAAATTAGTTAAAGAAGAGAAATACGTTTGCTTATGCACTGCAAAGACACGAACTTGTCACCATAGTCCTGACGAAGTTGAAGTATATAAATGCCCTATATCAAGGCCAGTGACTATATCTAAACCATGTGTAAGCAACCAACAATTGTGTGGAGTACATTCTGCTAGCTCGTCATTGAAAAATGATACGAGTAAATCTAGCAGTAAACCAAAAACAGATAAAACTGTTGTTGAATGTACAAGATGTGTACAAACTAAAATGAGCATTCATCCTAAAATTTCCGATCCTTCAGTGTCAGATTTAAACATCATAGACAGTGCAGATTGTGTAAAACTTATTAATGAACTATACAGAAAAGTTTCCAAGACAAATACAGAATGTCGATGTTCGAATGAGAAACAGGATTGCAATTCGTACACGTGCAAATCTTCAAAGGATAACATGCGTCGTAACGATGGGAGCGAGCAAGATAATCTTGTTGAAGACTTAAACCAAATGGCGCCTTTGGTAGATCAAAAACCCGTTGAAGAGAACCTCATTCAAAGTTGTATTggttgcaataaaaatattacaaaacagcCTGATAATGCTGCTGAGAATATAGTTATTCCTATACAAGGAACTAATATGATGTTGAAATTGAGCATAGGTGGAAATACacttaaaattcaaaatgaagAAATGCCAAAATCAGTAGTGGACAGTTCCAGTAATGTTGACACTCTTGACAGAGAAATGTTCACTGTTAAACAAAAACCCAGTTTAAAAGGTATGTCTAATTTACCTGAATGTCCTGTACCTGTGCAGGCAGAAACTTCAAACGCGGTGTATCAACCCAAATGcaatttaaaaacaaatcagGACAAAATGTTTTCAGTTCAAGACCCTTTACGTAATGATTACAAAACCAAACATGAAGGTGAGATACAGAGAAAGAATAATTATGGTATTTTAACTGATTCTGGAGCTGCTGGTCGTAGTACATACCCAAAGAAGGTTCAAATCCATGAAAAGAAACCTCTGTTACGCTCTAACACTGATACAGGGAATCTAGGAGCGTGTTCCGGTATGCAAACAGAAACCATTTTCACCAAAGATGAAGAAATTCATGCTTATTTTAAAACACCATCTGATCAAGATTTCTCAATAAAATCCACGCAATCCAAAACCACGGATGACAATGGATCGCGATCACAATCGATTAAGAGTACACCTTGTCAGAGTCAATCCGAAAGTTCAAAATCCAGTACTGAAGCAAAATTCCATAGCTTTAACacttctaaaaataaatattcagcTGAATGGCGGAAGTTAAAGGACCAACAGGGCTACGATGCTTTAACCGATGAAGGAAAACCTAAAGATCTTATCTTAGAAGCTATTAAGGATATTACTAATCGGTATACGAAAAGGGATACAGACAAGCATAGTAAGAAGAAATGTTTTAAAGAAATCATGAATGCATTGAGCTATCTTTTAGATACTGATGACAGTGGTGATGGAGACCAAGAGTTTTCTCAAAGTTCTAAAGATTTTCATAAAAACGTAGAGAGaactaaagaaaaaaatgatAACATCCCAGATTTTACTGCGCAAAAAAGTAATACTTATGAGAGAAATATGAAAGTAGAAAGTTTTAACCGCGAGAGCAAACAGAGCAGGCGTTTTAGCGAGGCAAGTGGAATCGCCGACCTAGAGAATCTTAAAACTAAGCAGGCACCTGTTAAGTTTACTTGTAACAAAGGATGTGGGTGTGATGGTACTTCGGAATGCATTGACTGCTCGGGCCCTTTGAAAACTAGCGCGGCCGATGGTAGCAGAAAATCTCCGAGGTCAGGAAAGAGTTCAAAAATCGTAAATGATGCAAGTCGTAAAAATGTTCCTTGCTCTACAGAAGTTGAACCAATTAAATCTGTTCAAGAAGCCTACAGATTCGAAGATGCTAAAGGCAAGTCTGAGGTCAAGGAATCTTGTGCATATGATTCTTCCAAATTCATAAAAGGCATTGGAAAGGCACCAAATCATGTAAAAACTTGTGATGTGGGTTGCGGGTGTGATAGTTCCTCAGAATGCAAAGATTGTGAAAAAAGTGACTCTCCTACACATGGTGAGAGCACTAGATGTGACAGAGAATTTGCAAGATCTAAGAATGCAGAATCTAGGGGCAATACACCAAGAGAAATGAAAAAAACATGCGATAAAGGTTGTGGTTGCGACGGTTCTTCAGAATGCAAGGATTGTATGGAGTCCCATTCTccgaaatacaaaaatatatgcGACGAATCAGAAAAACCTAAAAATAAACAAGTTCGATGCGGTTCACCAAAGAAAACAAAGAAAACTTGCGATAAAAGTAGTTGTGGTGATAATTCCTCAGAGTGTAATGACACTTACCACTCTCCAAAATCAGGATCTGGAGAGTGTGGAAAAGAATCTAGAAGACCTAGAAATGTAGATAGATGTACGTCACCCAGAAAAACAGAAACCTGTGACAGAGGATGCGGCTGTGATGCCTCATCAGAGTGTAGTAAATGTGTTGAAATCCAGTCTCCGAAACGTGCCGTTGCAAAGTGTAGAAAAGTATCTGTAAAACCTAAGAAACAAGAGAGATGCACTTCACCAAAGAAAATAGAAACTTCTGAGAAGGGATGCGGATGTTACGGGTCAGATTGTGACGAATGTATCGAATCCATGCCTCTAAAATGCAGAACTGACGGTAAAGAATCTAAACTTAAAAAACAAAGTAGATGCACTTCACCAAAGAAAATAGAAACTTCCGAAAAGGGGTGCGGATGTAACGGCTCCGATTGTGACGAATGTATCGAATCCCTACCTCTAAAATGCAGAACTGACGCTAAAGAATCTAAGCTTAAACAAAGCAAATGCACTTCACCTCGAAAACCAGAAGCCATAGAAACACGTTGCATGTATAGTAGTTTATCGGAGCGCGAATATTTATCGAGGCCTAGACAAAGCAGATGTAACTCACCCAAAAAACTACGAGCAACGTGTGATAGAAGTTGTGGATGCGACGGTACATCAGAGTGCAAAGACTGCAGTCACAAAACAGGTAAATGCGATAAAGAAAGGAACAAAAGACAAGACGCCAAGAAATTCGTCAATAAATGCGTGCAGTCTACCGTAAGACGAGTAAAGTCTCTATACTCTCATCACTGTGACGATTCTTCTGATATTCCGGTTTCAACAGATCCACCATGTTGTTCTACTGACTCCCCAACTACGAAACTTGTACATAAGATAAAAAAGGAATGCGAGAAATATCAAAAGCGCTGCAAAGCTTGTAAGAAATGTGAAGCCTCCAGCACTACAACGGTAAGTTGTGATCATTGTAGACGCGAAAAGCCCCACCATAGACATAGATGCAGACATAGAAGTAAATCTACGGAAAAGATTAAAAAGAAATGTGTTGCGTACAATTTAATCGTACAAACGTCTGATAGTTTGATAAGTGAGGAGGCAGTTTTTGAACGATATCGCCCATTGCAGAATGTTATTGTGAGAGTCCCGAAATATAAGAATGCGAATGTGCCTTTCAAAGAAGCTTGTGCTAAAATTGAGCAGAAATTGCCGTATTGTGATACACGCTTTGAGCCCAAAGGGAGATCTCAGAGCTGGCCCAATGAATGTGGAATTTCTAGTACGGATGACGTAAAAATAGCAAATGCGTGCACAGTAAGGGATTACTTGGAGCAAAATCGTCCTGACTTTGTAAATAGCTGCGAAACTCGACAGAATTGTATAAGGATGACAAGCGAGTCTAG AGCCAAGGAACGCTCGAAACTGCGAGAACAACTGGTGGGACTGGAGTCCTTGCCGACATTGAACGACGAAGAGATAATATATCTGGCGAAGCAACTTGGCTTTAGACGTAGGCGAC